Genomic DNA from Coffea arabica cultivar ET-39 chromosome 7e, Coffea Arabica ET-39 HiFi, whole genome shotgun sequence:
GAGCGGTGCAGAACGAGTGATGAAAAGAATGAGAGCTTGGACAGAGAGAAAGGCGGCTAAGAGCCAGAATCGAGGGTTGGCAGAGATGTGGGTGTGGAGGAAATTGAAGGTGGTGGCGTTCTTCATGGGAAGGTGGTGTTCAGGGGTTTTGGGTTTCTTTAAATTATGGAGGTCCGACGAataagatgatgatgatgatgatgagattGGGTTGTTGGAGCAGGCCGGAAGCATTTTTCTTATAAATTTTTTTGGACGTGGTGGTGGGAAAGAAGTGGAAATGTTAGCAGGTATGGGAGCTACTGACTAGGGAGTGATTGAGGGCGGATGTGGGTTCTGATATCGTGAGGGAGGTTTCCACCGACAGAGACAAGGTATAGTTTTATTGGTTCATGCATTTGACGATGCTCTACTACTTTGTCCAGCACACGTTAGTCGTCTAAAACTAAAAGATTTTAGGAAGATTTGGGGGTAAAGTGAAATGAAATGTGCTCATTCACCATTAATTATTCACCAGCAATGTCCCTCTCCCAACACCCCCAGTTTAACCTTCAATCACTACCCAGTGACTATGGTACTAGCAGGGTAAGTTTCCTTATTCGGACTGATATTCTTTTATTAGAAATCGAAGGACTGGTGATTACCCCCTTTTTGTTCTTTTGCTTGGGCAATGAAAGGGAGGGAAGGAAACCCGCCGTAAAGAGCACGCAAGTCTTATCCTTTAgtagttatttatttatttttcttgttttctcaaatAGTCgtaaaatttttcttaacaagGGAACTTTAAACGAGGCTCCTCCTCCGAGTTGGTTCGGTTGGCGTTGGGATTGTCTAGTTAGATCTTGGTACCTTGTGGTCAGGTTTGATTCCTTCTGTCGTCTTGTATATTTTTTGGGTCGGGGTGCATATGCGCAGGAAAATTAGTTTGGTAAAAGGTTGGAACActagggtttgtttggattggcttttatttcttcaaatatatttgtttacatcatcattacaattttcaatacacctttttaccttctcaattacctttttatctcacatacatcacatcataaaaagtgctacagtaaaaatatctcaaataacttacaatccaaacaaactagACTGCCACCCTTGTCATCCATCTCGGGACTAAGTTTGTCCTTTTAAATCATCCGGTTGGTACTATATTTACTATCTCCTGTGCTGGCGCCACAGGATAGgacttgtacttgtttgcaattCTGTAGCTTCCAACGGATCTGGGGGAAATAGTAACTACTCCTGCTACTACTATAAGAAGTTAATGCACTATTCGAAAAGAAGACTTGACTTCGCCCGGTGGGCGGCGGCTGTGGGTTGACAAAGAAAATTCTGGAGCCCCGCTGATGAAGGCGTGAGTGCGTGGGGTGTTTCCCCTTTGGTCGACTCATTTCCTGAAATTATGGCTTAAAGTTTCCATTACAGATTACACTACCAAAATTCAGgaggaattaaaaaaaatttattgtacTCCATCTTAAAAAACATCATGGACATGGACGTGGGCTTAAAAATACGTCCTCCTCTTCTCTGATACGCTGTTTGTTCAAAGCATTGAATGTTTACCACTTATCCCCACCAcgctcttcttttctttctttttctgcttttgagGCGCTCTGTATCTTTAACGTGAGTTGGAAAACTTTCATTAAAATGCAGACGAAACATTCAAGTGTGATCTGCCTGAGGAAAAAGTTACCCATGGAGAAATTGTTTTTTGGCTGGAAATGATTTGTCAGAACAGAAAACATAACACCACAGACCAACAGAAGAAGAATATTATTATGTGACGTTCGTTGAAGCACTAATTTAACCAAGCCTTCTGGagcttaaaaattaaaaaaaaaaaaattgactttcAAATGCAAAAGCTCGCGTGTCTTTTCTCTTTCAAATACTGGGTTGTAGCCCTGAGCTGATGATGAAGCCCAACAAAAAAGTCGGCCTCAAATTACGAAGGCTGACCATGGCCCAAAGTTCTCTAACGGGCTTGAGCTAAGTCTGCCCCAATAAGTATACATCTCCTGGtcatttttacatttttgtgAGCCTTCTGGAACACTGGGCTTTACTCGCCGTCCATTGCCCGCCAAagctcttttttcaaaaaaaaaaaaaaaaaaaaaaaaaaattttagctgACACCAATGCAAAACTGACATTCTTATTAACAGAAAAGTTACGAAGCCCTAGCTGAAACAGCTAACTTATGGGCATGGTACATTGTTCTAGTCGTTGAAATACAAATCGATGAGCGTGTTCGAATATGAGTATTTTTAAattaatgtgatgtatgtaaaataaaaaatatatttataataaaaaaatcatgTACGTAAATTTGTGTACCTTGCTATCTTGAAATAGTGCCACGACGCTTTCATGGCCTTTGGAATATTATTTGTAGCACCCCCTCAACGGCAATGTCGCAGGCATCTTTGGCGTCACTGCCCAATCCTTCGCTGGGAAAAGCATACACAAACCTGGGAATAAACTCTCAATTATCTTGTCCCTCATCCTCTTGATATCTTCTTCACTAAAACCCTCCCTCCAGCACTCTCCTTACTGAAGTCCCATCTCTCACCTCTTTCCGGTCTATGAACACAGAAAAGCTCAGGTTTTGAACCATCTTTGGAGTTCCACACCACCAGTTCTTGAACTGGCATTTAGTAGAAAAAGTAAGGAACCTAATTCAAGGATTCCATAAAATCTAATGTGGTTCATGCCTGTAGAATTGGAAATGTCCCAGCTCATTTGCTCGCTAAGTTAGTTTTAAATTTCGAGAACAGATTTGTATGTTGGGATAATTTTCCACCCCCATTATAAAAGCTGCTAAAACTGAcatgcattaatgaaagttttctttccttagaaaaaaaaaaaactgatatgcattttttaacttttgaaaaccaaGAGGACTGCCAACATGCGGCGGCATCATACATGCACATACTTCTACACCCCAGGCCAATACCCTATTCACCGCTCTCTCGTCAACAGAGAGGATACTAACAAAAGTTACCATATGTATTTTGCTAATTTTAGATAAGTAAATATACTAAGAAGAAAAAGTTCTAATTACCTGCATATTGTACTTGTGACTCTCATTTATTTCTAATTATTGACGTTTCGTATTTTTACTTTAGAAGTTATTATTCTAGTCAAATTTTAGTAGTTTATTTGTTTAAAACATAGaataattatttaatattttcttaattACTTTTGAATCTTTGTTTTGGAGTGTTTTAGTATTGTACTACTGGAATCTTTGAAGTAATAACGGCGTTATTCAATGTGTATCCACCGGATTGCCAACTTCGGacaaagagaaaggaaaaagggaacCACCCACAGCTTTAAAAAGTAAAGGTAAATGAAAGCATTGATCATAAAATCAAAGGGATCCATATTGGAGTTGTCCAACTTTGAGACCTCAAACTTTAGACATCTTAGATTCAAATAtcccttctttttttcattCAGCGACCGACAGAATGCTGCTAATTACGTAACTCCCTCCTTAATAACTCTAACAAAATATCATTCCACGAGTCGATCGGTCCAGGCAAACACCAATGCACACAATCTCTGGGCAACTCCAACTTCTGACCAGCCAAATGGCCATACACGCTGGGGTGACCATCCGGTCTCAGCAGCATAGCTTTCGTTGCATCAAATAACCTAAACCTCAATCCTGGtttccttcttccttcttcctgCGCAATTCTAAGTTCCTCTAATTGGATCTTGTACAACTCTAAATTATATCCCTCTAAGACGGCTTCATTTCTCTTGTAAGGCCTGGTCCTAGGACAGTTTCCACCGCTATCCCAAGTTCCATTTTCAAAGTGTGAGGGGGCAAATGTCCTCAGAAATATTAcactcttgaaattttgcaggctatTAATGGCTCTAAATGCTGTTCTCAAAGCCCTTTGATAGCTAAAGTATGCTGTCAAGCGAGTGACATTCTCCTGTGGACAATATTGGCAGCCGACCAAATTGCCCTTTTCGTAGAACATGGTTGGACGGAAGAACCAGTGGCCAGCGGAGATGATAAAGTAGTCATATTCTTCAATTTTGGTCGTCCAATTTTCATCGAACTCGTCAAGATATAGACTAAAAGAGCGGGTCCTGTCCTTGGGACCAGTTACCTCAACTGACCTTACCAAATAAGGAGCCCAAAAGATTGACATTCTAAAATTGTATCCTTGGTACTCCCAGTGCCTGTTCTCATCAGTTGACTTTGAAATTTCTCGAGGATAAAGCACCTGGAAATAACGTgaaaagatttaatttctccATCTGATCATAGGGAGAGAAGTTTAATTTACACAAAATCAAATGGGACAACAATAAGTTTCTCTCCCcaccccacacacacacacacaacaaaaaaAGGGTTTCCTTTTTGGGGGGTGTCTGTGAAACGCACTACATTTTTTTACTTGTAGTGAACTATGATAGCAATGATTTCTTTGATGTATGAAATTAGGTAGCACTTTAGCTTCAATGCTAATTAGGATTTCAGTACTAATACGTGTATATTATGCCAAAGGTGACATTGATGCATTTAATCTCAGTCGTAGAAGAATTCAGGGAAACTAGCAACAACCGATCAAATATTTTGCCTGCTGTCCACCAATCATCGTAAAGCCTcacaaacttttcttttaattattatttttatttccaGAGATCCTATCTTCTGATATTGATGAAAACAAGATGTAACAATGAGGTGATACTGGTGATCTTGGACAATAAATTAGATCTCGGACAATACGTTGAATTAGCAAATTTTTTTAGAGGTGATAGTTAACTTACACTGGACAAGAGACACATCAATGACTGCAGGTGATTTCTTGCCACGGAGTCTCCGACAAAGGCAATAGACTTTCCCCTGACGAGTTGCAAGAATTGGCGTGGATCGAATATGGGCAGTTCGCAGCCGTCTGGTTTCCACCTCCATTTCAAGAACTCTATGTCAGGCCTTCCATATTTCATGCAATTCTGATGTTCTTGAATTCCATAACAAGAGTTGGTATAGTACGGTGCCTCAGGGTTCGGAACCCACTCCCCTGAGAATAAGTCACAGTATTCTTCTTCTTGTGATCCCCGTGCTTCTATTTCTGCTGACTTTGTAACCTCAACTTCCTCTCCCTTTAGTCTTGGTGGCTCCTCCTCGTCCGCTTTTGTTACTTTTTGGTCCTCTACTTCTGTTTCTCTGTGGTTACAGGGCTCAGAACCATCATGCTCATTACGACATGCCTCCAAAAGGGCACCCGAAGGAGCAGTTGGCTTTACTGGTTCCTCCGCAGAATCAAACTCAGAAGGAAGTTTGGATGCTCTCTTCGTATGGAATTGTGTTGAAGGGGAATAAATGGAGATAACTGATAACAGAATAGTTAGGGCTACAACCGAGGCTATCTTTGGTATTTTTCTTCTAGTTTGATGTTTCCTTAGTGAATGCTCAATGGCTCGGAACTTCATTTTTAAGGAAAACTAATTAAGCCAGAGAAAGAGAGAATGAGGGAGAAGGAGCCACCAAGGAATTACACACAGCAGTAGATCAGATTCAGAAAGAACTTGTAGCCAACATTCCACTCGAGTTTTTAATAACGGCACGTATTGGAAGTGCCTCCACAAAACCAAATACAAATAATAAAACACGTATTAGCATGTGAGAGTTGGAGGTTTTTCTTACGCAGAGCATGTGAGACATAAGGAGCAGAAAACTGCAGAGCAGTGCAATTCATAGTTATTTTCTCTGATTACACCCAGAAACAACAGTACAAGAAATAATTTTAGTAATGGAAGTTCTGCATTGACTCTGGCACAGTTGCGTATAGATTAATACTGTACTTTAAAGTTGAAACTAGGAAATGATAAAGAATGCCTCGTATGCAGTGAATTCAGATCTGAataaaaactggaaaattgtgGACTATGGACTGTGGAGCCATTATGTTTTCTTGGTATTAACAGTTGATGTTACTGCAACTGAAAGTATCACCAGCTTAACTCAAGCATCAATGTATACAAAGTTAAGAACATGATTGCTACAACTTCAACGACTCCTCTTTTtttcttaactttttttttttttaactaacatATTGTACAACTCGGTAAACAAGCTTGGGCATCTTTTCAATGCTGAAACATGATAAAAGGGTTAGCTAAATGACCTATTTGTTAGTGGCGAAACATGGAAGAATTTAATGGTTAGATTTGAAAATTCCGAGTATCAGTTCCATGGTGAGAATATAACCGTACGAACAAAAAGCCAATTTAATCTGTCAGCAGGTTAGTATAACAGTCTTTAGATGTTACTTAATGGTTAGTAACAAAGAGTCATGCAAGATGAGCAATGATTAATGGAAGTCTTTAGATGTTTCTTTCAATTATGAACAGAATCGATGCACATGCACATGCACATGCGCATAGAAAGTCAAATTTTAGTAGTT
This window encodes:
- the LOC113702291 gene encoding protein trichome birefringence-like 19 encodes the protein MKFRAIEHSLRKHQTRRKIPKIASVVALTILLSVISIYSPSTQFHTKRASKLPSEFDSAEEPVKPTAPSGALLEACRNEHDGSEPCNHRETEVEDQKVTKADEEEPPRLKGEEVEVTKSAEIEARGSQEEEYCDLFSGEWVPNPEAPYYTNSCYGIQEHQNCMKYGRPDIEFLKWRWKPDGCELPIFDPRQFLQLVRGKSIAFVGDSVARNHLQSLMCLLSSVLYPREISKSTDENRHWEYQGYNFRMSIFWAPYLVRSVEVTGPKDRTRSFSLYLDEFDENWTTKIEEYDYFIISAGHWFFRPTMFYEKGNLVGCQYCPQENVTRLTAYFSYQRALRTAFRAINSLQNFKSVIFLRTFAPSHFENGTWDSGGNCPRTRPYKRNEAVLEGYNLELYKIQLEELRIAQEEGRRKPGLRFRLFDATKAMLLRPDGHPSVYGHLAGQKLELPRDCVHWCLPGPIDSWNDILLELLRRELRN